Below is a genomic region from Deltaproteobacteria bacterium.
GCCCGTTCGTACGATTCTTCGCCTGCGAGGAGGATCTGTCGCACGAACCACCAGACGCGCCGCTGCCCGACAAGGTCGCAACGGGAGTCGAACCGTTTCTGATCATCGGGGCCATGGCCGGCGGTTAGAGTGCCCCCGGTAGACGGCGCCCAAACTCGCGTGATGAGTCGGGCGCAGTGGCGGGCGACGCTCTGAACGCCTCGGGGGGTGTCGCTTGAGGATACGCAGTGAGCTATCGTCCGGTGCTCACAAAAGGAGGCCCACATGAACCACAACGATGCGATTCGGTCGTTCGCCAAGACGCTGCAGAACCTCGACCAGTGGATGGACAAGGCCGCCGCGTACGCGAAGGCGAAACCGTTCGAGGTCGACGTGCTCGTCCAGGCGCGCCTGGCGCCGGATCAGTTCGCGTTCGTCCAACAGGTGCAGGCCGGCTGCGACCAGGCGAAGTACGCGGCCGCCTACCTGAGCGGCAAGCCGGCGCCGTCCCATCCGGACACGGAGAAGACGTTCGCCGAACTGCGGCAACGGGTCCAGAAGTGCCTCAGCTTCCTCGAAACCGTGCAGGCGAAGGACTTGGTCGGTGCCGAAGAGCGGAAGGTGTCGCCACCGTGGCTCGGCGGCAAGTGGCTGCGCGGCGACGACTACCTCGTGCACGTCGCGCTGCCGAACTTCTTCTTCCATGCGACGATGGCGTACGCGATCCTGCGTCACAACGGCGTCGTCCTCGGCAAGATGGACTACATCGGCTCGCTGCCGACGAAGGAAGGCTGAGAACGGCGTATCGCGTATCGCGTATCGCCTTGATCGGGACGATCTACGATCCGCGACAAGGGATACGCGCGAGGCGTCTCGCCGCGTCTGAGGTGAAGCCTCGTTAGGTTTTCGAAGATCGCGTTGGGGCGGTCGAGTCCGGCGCGTTCAGGAGAGGAGCCACACCGATGGGACTGGTGAACGATCCGCGTCTCGAAGCGCTGCTCGACCGCCTGCACGCGCTGAGCACAGGACAAAACGAAACGGTCGTGTCCTACTTCATGAAGAAGGCCCAAGAGGGCACGCTTGACTGGAGCGGATTTGACGAGGACACGCACCGGTTCATGAGCGACAAGTTCATCGCGCTCGATCGCGACAAGGCGGAACTCTGCTACCAGCTCTGCCGTGCGCTCCGCGCGAAGCGAATCGTCGAAGCAGGAACCTCGTTCGGTGTCTCTAGCCTCTACCTCGCCGCCGCCGTACGCGACAACGTGCACGACGACGGCGGTGCGGGGTTGGTGATCGGTACCGAGCACGAGCCGCAAAAGGCGAAGATCGCGCGTGGCCATTTCGCCGAGGCGGGACTGTCGGACTGGATCGATCTCCGCGAAGGCGACTTACGCCAGACGCTGAAGGATGTCGGCGGCCCCGTCGACTTCATGTTGATCGACATCTGGACGCCGATGGCCCGCCCCGCACTCGAACTCGTCGCGCCCGCGTTGCGCCCGGGTGCGATCATCGTGTGCGACAACACCACGCAATTTCGAGACGCGTATCGCGAGTACTTCGAGTTCGTCAACGACCCGAAGAACAGTCTGCGCACGGTGACCCTCCCGTTCGAGGGGGGCTTCGAACTCACCGTACGTCAGTGAGACCAGCGCGCCTCGGCTTGCCGCCGTTGAAAGAGTGCAGCACCCTTCGAGACGGCGCTTCGCGCCTCCTCAGGGCGAACTGGAAAGCGACGGCGCATCCAGTTCGGGGTAGTGGCGGAAGATGCCCATTTGGTTGAAGGGCTGGCGCCGCTTCGATTTGAGGTACGCCGCGATGCGAGGTCTCGCCGCCACGCGATCGCGCAGCGCGATCACGCGCGGAACCTTCGGCTCGAGTCGCGCCATTGCATTCGGAAACGCGTAGCGCAGCCCCTCGACGATCTGGAATGCTGACAGATCGACGTACGTGCGATCGGACCCAACGAGCCAGTGCCCGCCGCTCTTTCGATTGCGCGCCAGCACCTTCTCCAACCACCCGAGGTACTTCGGCATCCGCTCCTTCACGAACGTTCGCGCGCGTCGATTCGCCGCGCCCTTCTGGTCTTCGTAGTAGAGGCTGCCGGCGATCGGATGATGGGTGTCGTGGATCTCATCGACGAAGTCCGCCAACGTAAGCTGGATCTGACTCGCCTCTGCACGGAGCGCCGCGTCGGCTGGTACCCGCCCGAGCCGCGGTGCGAGGTAGGCGAGGATGTTCGCGGTCTGCGCTACGACGACCGGGCCGACTTTCACGA
It encodes:
- a CDS encoding DUF1993 domain-containing protein, translating into MNHNDAIRSFAKTLQNLDQWMDKAAAYAKAKPFEVDVLVQARLAPDQFAFVQQVQAGCDQAKYAAAYLSGKPAPSHPDTEKTFAELRQRVQKCLSFLETVQAKDLVGAEERKVSPPWLGGKWLRGDDYLVHVALPNFFFHATMAYAILRHNGVVLGKMDYIGSLPTKEG
- a CDS encoding class I SAM-dependent methyltransferase produces the protein MGLVNDPRLEALLDRLHALSTGQNETVVSYFMKKAQEGTLDWSGFDEDTHRFMSDKFIALDRDKAELCYQLCRALRAKRIVEAGTSFGVSSLYLAAAVRDNVHDDGGAGLVIGTEHEPQKAKIARGHFAEAGLSDWIDLREGDLRQTLKDVGGPVDFMLIDIWTPMARPALELVAPALRPGAIIVCDNTTQFRDAYREYFEFVNDPKNSLRTVTLPFEGGFELTVRQ
- a CDS encoding glutathione S-transferase family protein; its protein translation is MPIELYYWPGIQGRGEFVRLSLEDAGAAYIDVARERKNGLQSMIRFIEGGEPGALPFAPPFVKVGPVVVAQTANILAYLAPRLGRVPADAALRAEASQIQLTLADFVDEIHDTHHPIAGSLYYEDQKGAANRRARTFVKERMPKYLGWLEKVLARNRKSGGHWLVGSDRTYVDLSAFQIVEGLRYAFPNAMARLEPKVPRVIALRDRVAARPRIAAYLKSKRRQPFNQMGIFRHYPELDAPSLSSSP